The following coding sequences lie in one Nitratireductor mangrovi genomic window:
- a CDS encoding 5-(carboxyamino)imidazole ribonucleotide synthase: MKKPLAPGATIGIIGGGQLGRMLAAAAGRLGYGAVILEPQADCPAAQLASSQIVAAYDDHAALTTLAARCDVVTYEFENVPVGAARHLADHVPVFPPPRALEVAQDRLVEKRFLTEAGISTARHFSVDSDADLAAALAETGGCGVLKTRRLGYDGKGQRVFRNASPADAEGVFAAMGGVPLILEAFVDFSAEFSVIAARGLNGETATYEAARNEHRDGILRRSVVPSGLDPATLASARDATVALLEALGYVGVIGVEFFALPAGGFLANEFAPRVHNSGHWTEAACDVSQFEQHIRAVAGLPLGDPARHSDAVMENLIGDEVAKATALLAEPRLLLNLYGKHETRPGRKMGHFTRLSTPPHS; encoded by the coding sequence ATGAAGAAGCCGCTCGCGCCCGGCGCGACGATAGGCATCATCGGCGGCGGCCAGCTCGGCCGCATGCTGGCGGCAGCCGCCGGTCGGCTCGGCTACGGTGCCGTTATCCTCGAACCCCAGGCCGACTGCCCGGCGGCCCAGCTCGCCTCCAGCCAGATCGTCGCCGCCTATGACGACCATGCGGCGCTGACCACGCTTGCCGCCCGCTGCGACGTGGTCACCTACGAGTTCGAAAACGTTCCCGTCGGCGCCGCCCGTCACCTTGCCGATCATGTGCCGGTGTTCCCGCCGCCGCGCGCGCTGGAGGTGGCCCAGGACCGGCTGGTCGAGAAACGTTTCCTCACCGAGGCGGGGATATCCACAGCCCGCCACTTTTCTGTGGACAGCGATGCCGACCTCGCCGCGGCCCTCGCCGAAACCGGCGGCTGCGGCGTCCTGAAGACCCGCCGCCTTGGCTATGACGGCAAGGGCCAGCGTGTCTTCCGCAACGCGTCGCCCGCCGATGCCGAAGGCGTCTTCGCCGCCATGGGCGGCGTGCCGCTGATCCTCGAGGCGTTCGTCGATTTCTCGGCCGAGTTCTCCGTCATCGCCGCCCGCGGCCTGAACGGCGAAACCGCCACCTACGAGGCGGCGCGCAACGAGCATCGCGACGGCATACTGCGCCGCTCCGTGGTCCCCTCTGGCCTCGACCCGGCGACGCTGGCCTCCGCCCGCGACGCCACCGTGGCCCTGCTTGAGGCGCTCGGCTATGTCGGCGTCATCGGCGTCGAGTTCTTCGCGCTCCCCGCCGGCGGTTTCCTCGCCAACGAATTCGCCCCGCGCGTCCACAATTCCGGGCACTGGACCGAAGCCGCCTGCGACGTCTCCCAGTTCGAACAGCACATCCGCGCCGTCGCCGGCCTGCCGCTTGGCGATCCGGCGCGCCATTCCGACGCTGTGATGGAAAACCTGATCGGCGACGAGGTCGCCAAAGCCACCGCGCTGCTGGCCGAGCCGCGGCTGCTGCTCAATCTCTACGGCAAGCACGAGACCCGCCCAGGCCGCAAGATGGGCCATTTCACTCGGCTTTCGACGCCGCCACACTCCTGA
- the ykgO gene encoding type B 50S ribosomal protein L36, with product MKIKNSLKALKSRHRDNRMVRRKGRIYIINKANPRFKARQG from the coding sequence ATGAAGATCAAGAACTCGCTCAAGGCCTTGAAGAGCCGTCACCGCGACAACCGCATGGTTCGCCGCAAGGGCCGCATCTACATCATCAACAAGGCCAATCCGCGCTTCAAGGCCCGCCAGGGCTAG
- a CDS encoding alpha/beta fold hydrolase, giving the protein MNLAYAFAAFLLALVLVLVGVTRVGAWLIERRHPPSGSFATVNDTRLHYVHVPAGDDADLPPLVFIHGASGNLLDPMLPLRPLLEGRAELLFVDRPGHGWSGRGPAANGRPDGQAATVAALMDELGIEDAIIVGHSFGGAIAATFALEQPARTRGVVLLAAVSHPWPGGETSWYYELTATPLIGPLFSETLAYPGGALRMAAASACVFAPNRLPEAYDRNAAIALVLRPAAFRANSRDVAGLYDYVKTVAPRYGEISAPTVVISGTRDTVVYEEIHSTGLGRDIPGAELVWVKNLGHKPDWIVPDLAVAAIEKAAGKNRDLQALARAVEARIAGDAFGPIANCPDEKPDPSAMAAGG; this is encoded by the coding sequence ATGAACCTCGCCTACGCGTTCGCAGCGTTCCTTCTTGCCCTGGTGCTTGTGCTGGTCGGCGTCACCCGCGTCGGCGCCTGGCTGATCGAGCGCCGCCACCCGCCCTCGGGCAGTTTCGCCACCGTCAACGACACCCGCCTGCATTACGTGCATGTGCCCGCCGGCGACGACGCCGACCTGCCGCCGCTGGTCTTCATCCACGGCGCCAGCGGCAACCTGCTCGATCCAATGCTGCCGCTGCGGCCGCTGCTCGAAGGCCGCGCCGAACTGCTTTTCGTCGACCGCCCCGGCCATGGCTGGTCAGGGCGCGGCCCGGCGGCAAACGGCCGCCCCGACGGTCAGGCGGCAACGGTCGCCGCGCTGATGGACGAACTCGGCATCGAGGACGCGATCATCGTCGGCCATTCCTTCGGCGGCGCGATCGCCGCCACCTTCGCGCTCGAACAGCCCGCCAGGACCCGCGGCGTGGTGCTGCTTGCCGCCGTCTCGCATCCCTGGCCGGGCGGCGAAACTTCCTGGTATTACGAACTCACCGCGACGCCGCTGATCGGCCCGCTCTTTTCGGAGACGCTCGCCTATCCCGGCGGCGCCCTGCGCATGGCCGCCGCCTCGGCCTGCGTCTTTGCGCCCAACCGGCTGCCCGAGGCTTATGACCGCAACGCGGCGATCGCCCTCGTGCTCAGGCCGGCGGCCTTCCGCGCCAATTCCCGCGACGTCGCCGGCCTCTACGACTATGTGAAGACCGTCGCGCCGCGTTATGGCGAGATTTCCGCACCCACGGTCGTCATTTCCGGCACCCGCGACACGGTGGTCTACGAGGAGATCCATTCGACGGGTCTCGGCCGCGACATCCCCGGCGCCGAACTGGTCTGGGTCAAGAATCTCGGCCACAAGCCGGACTGGATCGTCCCCGACCTTGCCGTCGCCGCCATCGAGAAGGCCGCCGGCAAAAACCGCGATCTTCAGGCGCTCGCCCGCGCGGTCGAAGCCCGCATCGCCGGCGATGCCTTCGGCCCGATCGCAAACTGCCCCGACGAAAAGCCCGACCCGAGCGCGATGGCCGCGGGGGGTTAG